The following are from one region of the Tachysurus fulvidraco isolate hzauxx_2018 chromosome 24, HZAU_PFXX_2.0, whole genome shotgun sequence genome:
- the LOC113661437 gene encoding protein FAM133 isoform X5 has product MGKRDNRVPYMNPIAAARARGPAPLNGPTIQDYLSRPRPTWEEVKEQLEKKKKGSRALADFEDKMNERWRKELEKNREKILGERNPEKKEKEKDKEKEKKEKEKDKDKKEKKKKEKKKSSRHSSSSSSSSSSSDSSSSSSSESEDEKSTRKKRKRKRSSARKASDESDAESETDSKEVIKQHGLDNRSAARRFTEGGSGVSAL; this is encoded by the exons ATGGGAAAGCGGGACAACAGGGTG CCGTACATGAACCCCATAGCTGCTGCCAGAGCTAGAGGACCTGCGCCTCTCAACGGCCCCACCATACAGGATTATCTCAGCAGACCTCGACCAACATG GGAGGAGGTAAAGGAGCAgctggagaagaagaagaaaggctCTAGAGCTTTGGCTGACTTTGAGGATAAAATGAACGAG AGATGGAGGAAGGAActggagaaaaacagagagaaaatcCTGGGAGAAAGAAATcctgagaagaaagaaaaagaaaaagacaaggagaaggaaaagaaagagaaagaaaaggataaAGACAAGAAAGAG aaaaagaaaaaggaaaagaaaaaatccaGTAGG CATTCTTcgtcttcttcctcctcctcatcgaGTTCTGATTCCTCCAGCAGCTCGTCATCCGAGTCTGAAGATGAG AAAAGCACGAGGAAGAAACGGAAAAGAAAGCGATCCTCGGCACGGAAAGCGTCGGACGAATCTGATGCAGAGTCAGAAACAGACAGCAAG gaggtgatAAAACAACATGGCCTGGATAACAGATCAGCTGCAAGACGATTCACAG AAGGAGGCTccggtgtcagtgctttgtaa
- the LOC113661437 gene encoding protein FAM133 isoform X3, with amino-acid sequence MNPIAAARARGPAPLNGPTIQDYLSRPRPTWEEVKEQLEKKKKGSRALADFEDKMNERWRKELEKNREKILGERNPEKKEKEKDKEKEKKEKEKDKDKKEKKKKEKKKSSRHSSSSSSSSSSSDSSSSSSSESEDEKSTRKKRKRKRSSARKASDESDAESETDSKESSKKKKKKLREEGEKDKEEKGKKDESELDDDGESRKKKRSSEEKEKSTDKSKKKKKRKHKKHSKKKKKKSSGSD; translated from the exons ATGAACCCCATAGCTGCTGCCAGAGCTAGAGGACCTGCGCCTCTCAACGGCCCCACCATACAGGATTATCTCAGCAGACCTCGACCAACATG GGAGGAGGTAAAGGAGCAgctggagaagaagaagaaaggctCTAGAGCTTTGGCTGACTTTGAGGATAAAATGAACGAG AGATGGAGGAAGGAActggagaaaaacagagagaaaatcCTGGGAGAAAGAAATcctgagaagaaagaaaaagaaaaagacaaggagaaggaaaagaaagagaaagaaaaggataaAGACAAGAAAGAG aaaaagaaaaaggaaaagaaaaaatccaGTAGG CATTCTTcgtcttcttcctcctcctcatcgaGTTCTGATTCCTCCAGCAGCTCGTCATCCGAGTCTGAAGATGAG AAAAGCACGAGGAAGAAACGGAAAAGAAAGCGATCCTCGGCACGGAAAGCGTCGGACGAATCTGATGCAGAGTCAGAAACAGACAGCAAG GAATCAtccaagaagaaaaagaaaaaactcagggaggagggagagaaagataag GAGGAAAAGGGCAAAAAGGATGAGTCTGAATTAGACGATGAT GGTGAATCCAGAAAGAAAAAACGGAGTAgtgaagagaaggagaagagcaCA gacaaatcaaagaaaaagaagaagcggAAGCATAAAAAACAcagcaagaagaaaaagaagaagagctcAGGATCGGACTAG
- the LOC113661437 gene encoding protein FAM133 isoform X6 codes for MGKRDNRVPYMNPIAAARARGPAPLNGPTIQDYLSRPRPTWEEVKEQLEKKKKGSRALADFEDKMNERWRKELEKNREKILGERNPEKKEKEKDKEKEKKEKEKDKDKKEKKKKEKKKSSRHSSSSSSSSSSSDSSSSSSSESEDEKSTRKKRKRKRSSARKASDESDAESETDSKEVIKQHGLDNRSAARRFTGGSGVSAL; via the exons ATGGGAAAGCGGGACAACAGGGTG CCGTACATGAACCCCATAGCTGCTGCCAGAGCTAGAGGACCTGCGCCTCTCAACGGCCCCACCATACAGGATTATCTCAGCAGACCTCGACCAACATG GGAGGAGGTAAAGGAGCAgctggagaagaagaagaaaggctCTAGAGCTTTGGCTGACTTTGAGGATAAAATGAACGAG AGATGGAGGAAGGAActggagaaaaacagagagaaaatcCTGGGAGAAAGAAATcctgagaagaaagaaaaagaaaaagacaaggagaaggaaaagaaagagaaagaaaaggataaAGACAAGAAAGAG aaaaagaaaaaggaaaagaaaaaatccaGTAGG CATTCTTcgtcttcttcctcctcctcatcgaGTTCTGATTCCTCCAGCAGCTCGTCATCCGAGTCTGAAGATGAG AAAAGCACGAGGAAGAAACGGAAAAGAAAGCGATCCTCGGCACGGAAAGCGTCGGACGAATCTGATGCAGAGTCAGAAACAGACAGCAAG gaggtgatAAAACAACATGGCCTGGATAACAGATCAGCTGCAAGACGATTCACAG GAGGCTccggtgtcagtgctttgtaa
- the LOC113661437 gene encoding protein FAM133 isoform X4, with product MGKRDNRVPYMNPIAAARARGPAPLNGPTIQDYLSRPRPTWEEVKEQLEKKKKGSRALADFEDKMNERWRKELEKNREKILGERNPEKKEKEKDKEKEKKEKEKDKDKKEKKKKEKKKSSRHSSSSSSSSSSSDSSSSSSSESEDEKSTRKKRKRKRSSARKASDESDAESETDSKEVIKQHGLDNRSAARRFTGIIQEEKEKTQGGGRER from the exons ATGGGAAAGCGGGACAACAGGGTG CCGTACATGAACCCCATAGCTGCTGCCAGAGCTAGAGGACCTGCGCCTCTCAACGGCCCCACCATACAGGATTATCTCAGCAGACCTCGACCAACATG GGAGGAGGTAAAGGAGCAgctggagaagaagaagaaaggctCTAGAGCTTTGGCTGACTTTGAGGATAAAATGAACGAG AGATGGAGGAAGGAActggagaaaaacagagagaaaatcCTGGGAGAAAGAAATcctgagaagaaagaaaaagaaaaagacaaggagaaggaaaagaaagagaaagaaaaggataaAGACAAGAAAGAG aaaaagaaaaaggaaaagaaaaaatccaGTAGG CATTCTTcgtcttcttcctcctcctcatcgaGTTCTGATTCCTCCAGCAGCTCGTCATCCGAGTCTGAAGATGAG AAAAGCACGAGGAAGAAACGGAAAAGAAAGCGATCCTCGGCACGGAAAGCGTCGGACGAATCTGATGCAGAGTCAGAAACAGACAGCAAG gaggtgatAAAACAACATGGCCTGGATAACAGATCAGCTGCAAGACGATTCACAG GAATCAtccaagaagaaaaagaaaaaactcagggaggagggagagaaagataa
- the LOC113661437 gene encoding protein FAM133 isoform X2: MGKRDNRVPYMNPIAAARARGPAPLNGPTIQDYLSRPRPTWEEVKEQLEKKKKGSRALADFEDKMNERWRKELEKNREKILGERNPEKKEKEKDKEKEKKEKEKDKDKKEKKKKEKKKSSRHSSSSSSSSSSSDSSSSSSSESEDEKSTRKKRKRKRSSARKASDESDAESETDSKESSKKKKKKLREEGEKDKEEKGKKDESELDDDGESRKKKRSSEEKEKSTDKSKKKKKRKHKKHSKKKKKKSSGSD, translated from the exons ATGGGAAAGCGGGACAACAGGGTG CCGTACATGAACCCCATAGCTGCTGCCAGAGCTAGAGGACCTGCGCCTCTCAACGGCCCCACCATACAGGATTATCTCAGCAGACCTCGACCAACATG GGAGGAGGTAAAGGAGCAgctggagaagaagaagaaaggctCTAGAGCTTTGGCTGACTTTGAGGATAAAATGAACGAG AGATGGAGGAAGGAActggagaaaaacagagagaaaatcCTGGGAGAAAGAAATcctgagaagaaagaaaaagaaaaagacaaggagaaggaaaagaaagagaaagaaaaggataaAGACAAGAAAGAG aaaaagaaaaaggaaaagaaaaaatccaGTAGG CATTCTTcgtcttcttcctcctcctcatcgaGTTCTGATTCCTCCAGCAGCTCGTCATCCGAGTCTGAAGATGAG AAAAGCACGAGGAAGAAACGGAAAAGAAAGCGATCCTCGGCACGGAAAGCGTCGGACGAATCTGATGCAGAGTCAGAAACAGACAGCAAG GAATCAtccaagaagaaaaagaaaaaactcagggaggagggagagaaagataag GAGGAAAAGGGCAAAAAGGATGAGTCTGAATTAGACGATGAT GGTGAATCCAGAAAGAAAAAACGGAGTAgtgaagagaaggagaagagcaCA gacaaatcaaagaaaaagaagaagcggAAGCATAAAAAACAcagcaagaagaaaaagaagaagagctcAGGATCGGACTAG
- the LOC113661437 gene encoding HEPACAM family member 2 isoform X1, with product MLSPVPPSSHKSDRSLEHKQLADMGSVAAVMNLLLCAMPLISGANTELISVPSLVNGIKGKPLYVTVEKHFNEEEAQFQGTWFQISPNISHLVTFDNSKVIHDMVLKETLERIIPSNISLNFTSLSEADEGDYQLKINIIFNGQKESETVIKHVKITVNVPLSIPVVKTSHKVTPVEDHDNVTLTCTVENGTKPKFQWFRNNFPVKLSKRHVFMQDNSILHISPVKKQDIGAYSCTVKNPISHFRSEDMELSVCYGPYNLEVNCEQGLKIGEVFTVNKGEMVFFDCLADSNPPNTCVWISRNDNSTEVLMTGPRFELASHNLGHATNFLCRAFNNVTKKQDETQFTIVVANLGKERENLVQEETAVSSLAVITIFSLIVIVCMLIVIFWKSCHPSKAFMKIYGRPIPEQKGLHRSGHEDATEDFGIYEFVSIPGKMESRQASCRSLTRLDSARDLHTTIYDVIKHVPETPTLSLMK from the exons ATGCTGTCACCAGTTCCCCCTTCTAGTCACAAGTCAGACAGATCTCTGGAACACAAGCAGCTAGCAGACATGGGATCTGTGGCAGCCGTCATGAATCTGCTCCTGTGTGCCATGCCGCTCATCTCAG GTGCTAACACTGAGCTCATATCTGTGCCATCACTCGTGAATGGGATCAAGGGCAAACCACTCTATGTGACGgtggaaaaacattttaatgaagaaGAAGCGCAGTTCCAGGGCACCTGGTTTCAGATCAGTCCTAATATCAGTCATCTGGTGACTTTTGATAACAGCAAAGTGATCCATGACATGGTCCTGAAGGAAACATTGGAGCGTATCATTCCGTCTAACATCTCTCTGAACTTCACATCTTTGAGTGAAGCAGATGAGGGAGACTACCAGCTAAAAATCAACATCATCTTCAATGGTCAGAAAGAATCAGAGACTGTTATCAAGCATGTGAAGATTACAGTGAATG tGCCTCTTTCCATCCCTGTGGTTAAAACAAGCCACAAAGTCACACCAGTGGAAGACCATGACAATGTTACTTTGACCTGCACTGTGGAGAATGGAACTAAGCCTAAGTTTCAGTGGTTCAGAAACAACTTTCCGGTCAAACTAAGCAAGCGCCATGTCTTCATGCAGGACAACAGTATTCTACACATTAGTCCAGTGAAGAAGCAAGACATTGGCGCATACAGCTGTACGGTTAAAAACCCCATCAGCCATTTCCGCAGTGAAGACATGGAGCTCAGTGTGTGCT ATGGCCCCTACAACCTGGAAGTGAACTGTGAACAGGGTCTGAAAATTGGCGAGGTGTTCACTGTAAATAAAGGCGAGATGGTGTTTTTCGACTGCCTGGCCGACTCAAACCCTCCCAACACCTGCGTGTGGATTTCAAGAAATGACAACAGTACAGAAGTGCTCATGACCGGCCCTCGCTTTGAACTGGCTTCTCACAATCTAGGCCATGCCACGAACTTCTTATGCAGAGCTTTTAACAACGTTACCAAAAAACAGGATGAGACCCAGTTCACGATTGTAGTGGCCAATCTTGGCAAAG AAAGAGAAAATCTTGTCCAGGAggaaactgcagtgtcttctttAGCCGTCATCACCATCTTCTCATTGATCGTTATTGTCTGCATGTTAATTGTGATCTTCTGGAAGTCCTGCCATCCATCAAAAG CATTCATGAAAATTTACGGCAG GCCTATCCCAGAACAGAAAGGATTACATCGCTCAG GCCATGAGGATGCTACTGAAGATTTTGGCATCTATGAGTTTGTTTCCATACCTGGGAAAATGGAGTCCAGGCAG GCATCGTGCAGATCTCTGACACGGCTCGATTCAGCCAGAGATTTGCATACCACCATCTATGATGTCATCAAGCATGTTCCTGAAACTCCAACACTGAGTCTGATGAAGTGA